The Sesamum indicum cultivar Zhongzhi No. 13 linkage group LG2, S_indicum_v1.0, whole genome shotgun sequence genome contains a region encoding:
- the LOC105155487 gene encoding probable carotenoid cleavage dioxygenase 4, chloroplastic has product MRKHWKLIFTDRVTSSLPLCNLLIKMEALSSSFLPRFPDCNVSSAVGIAKNPQTKIIAIYSFTKFYESLMKLISNSAERIKFKTMHMHPISKNKTEKQSLLANMFRSVDDFICNHLDLPLRPSIDPQHVLFGNFAPVDELPPTPCEVVEGSLPSCLDGVYLRNGPNPQFIPRGPYHLFDGDGMLHMIKISRGKATFCSRYVKTYKYMVECDLGHPFFPSIFSSFNGLVASMARMGLNVARVLTGQFDPVINGIGTANTSVALISGKLYALGESDLPYEIKVTSNGDIRTIGRHDFDSSEPFMRMTAHPKVDPDTGETLAFRFHLVPPFLTFFRIGSDGRKRADVPIFSMKSTAMIHDFAVTKNYAIFNDGQMVISPVEILRGRSPMRFDPVKVPRLGVIDRYAKDESGMWWIDVPGFNMLHAVNAWEEDDGETLVVVASNLSSLELDLGRLDLAQSKLEKLKISVKAKKLVMRHPLSIKSLDFGVINPVYAGKKNRYAYAVVITPRMGMEVVKLDLSLSSKDCEDCVVGSRMHEPGCIGGEPFFVPNDPATDEDDGFLVTYVHDEMTQVSKFLVMDAKSPTLQIVAAVNLPRRVPAGFHGLFVSQSHLTKLCRND; this is encoded by the exons ATGCGGAAACATTGGAAGCTTATTTTTACAGACAGAGTAACGTCTTCCCTTCCTCTTTGCAACCTCTTAATTAAGATGGAGGCCCTGTCTTCCTCCTTCCTTCCCAGATTTCCTGATTGCAACGTTTCATCAGCTGTCGGGATTGCGAAGAACCCTCAAACGAAAATCATTGCCATTTATTCCTTCACCAAATTTTACGAGTCTTTAATGAAGCTTATATCAAATTCTGCTGAAAGAATTAAGTTCAAGACTATGCACATGCACCCAATTTCGAAGAACAAGACGGAAAAGCAATCGTTACTTGCGAATATGTTCAGGTCAGTCGATGATTTTATATGCAACCACCTTGACTTACCCCTTCGTCCATCCATTGATCCCCAACATGTACTTTTCGGCAACTTTGCTCCGGTGGATGAACTTCCTCCGACTCCCTGTGAGGTGGTGGAAGGCTCCCTTCCGAGTTGCCTGGATGGAGTATACCTGCGCAATGGCCCCAATCCTCAGTTCATCCCCCGTGGCCCATACCACCTCTTCGACGGTGATGGGATGCTTCACATGATCAAGATCTCTCGAGGGAAAGCCACGTTTTGTAGTCGCTATGTCAAGACTTACAAATACATGGTTGAGTGTGATCTCGGCCATCCCTTCTTCCCAAGTATTTTCTCCTCCTTCAATGGTCTCGTGGCGTCAATGGCACGAATGGGGCTAAATGTTGCCCGGGTACTCACTGGACAGTTCGATCCTGTAATTAACGGCATTGGCACGGCAAACACTAGTGTGGCCCTCATCAGCGGAAAATTATATGCTCTAGGTGAGTCTGATCTCCCCTACGAGATAAAAGTGACATCAAATGGAGATATCAGAACTATTGGCCGCCATGATTTTGACAGTAGCGAGCCCTTCATGAGGATGACTGCCCACCCAAAAGTCGATCCAGACACTGGCGAAACGCTTGCTTTCAGATTCCACCTGGTTCCTCCATTCTTGACATTTTTCAGAATTGGTTCTGATGGAAGGAAAAGAGCAGATGTGCCCATCTTCTCCATGAAGTCTACAGCAATGATCCATGACTTTGCCgtgacaaaaaattatgccATATTCAATGATGGGCAGATGGTCATAAGCCCTGTGGAGATTTTGAGAGGACGATCCCCAATGAGATTTGATCCTGTTAAAGTGCCGAGGCTGGGCGTTATCGACCGATACGCTAAAGATGAGAGTGGAATGTGGTGGATTGATGTGCCCGGATTCAACATGTTACACGCAGTGAATGCGTGGGAAGAAGACGATGGTGAGACCTTAGTGGTGGTGGCCTCTAATCTTTCATCACTTGAACTGGACTTGGGGCGTCTGGATTTGGCGCAGTCGAAGTTGGAGAAACTGAAAATAAGTGTCAAGGCCAAGAAGCTGGTCATGAGGCATCCCTTGTCCATCAAATCACTTGACTTCGGAGTCATAAATCCAGTTTATGCCGGAAAGAAGAATAG GTATGCCTATGCTGTAGTAATAACGCCAAGGATGGGAATGGAGGTGGTGAAGTTAGATTTATCACTATCTTCAAAAGATTGCGAGGACTGTGTAGTCGGCAGCCGCATGCACGAGCCAGGGTGCATCGGCGGCGAACCTTTCTTCGTGCCAAATGATCCGGCTACAGACGAGGACGACGGTTTCCTGGTTACATATGTACATGACGAGATGACTCAAGTATCCAAGTTCTTGGTAATGGACGCCAAGTCCCCTACGCTACAAATTGTTGCTGCAGTTAATTTACCCCGAAGAGTGCCCGCTGGCTTCCATGGACTCTTCGTGAGCCAAAGTCACCTCACCAAACTGTGCAGGAACGATTGA